DNA from Nocardioides seonyuensis:
GGTGGATCTTGGACTTCATCATGGTGCGCAGCATCAGCTGCTCCTCTCCAGTGCGGTCGAGCCCGCTGGTGCGGTGCCCGCCTCGGGGGTGGTCTGACCGGGGTCCGTCCGGTCGAAGGTGATCGGCATGTTGTCGATCAGCCGCGTGGTCCCGACCCGGGCGGCGACGAGGATCCGGCCCTCGCCGGTCTCCGGGGGTTCCCCCAGGTCGGGTGAGGTGAGCGCGAGGTAGTCGAGCTCGAGGCCGGGCTCGGCCTTCAGCACCGACATGGCCGCCCAGCGCGCGGCAGGGACGCCGTACGACGCCCGATCCTGCGCCGCTCGCAGCGCCCGGCTCAGGGCGGTCGCCGTCCGGCGCTGCTCGGCGTCGAGGTAGCGGTTGCGGCTGGAGAGGGCGAGGCCGTCGGGCTCGCGGACCGTCTCGGCGCCGACGACGTCGATGCCCATGCAGAGGTCGGCCACCATCCGGCGGATGAGCACGAGCTGCTGGTAGTCCTTCTGGCCGAAGACAGCGACGTCGGGCCGCACCAGGCCGAAGAGCTTGGCGACGACGGTGAGGACGCCGTCGAAGTGGCCGGGACGAGAGGCGCCGTCGAGGATCTCTGCGAGGGCGCCCGGCGCCACCGTCACGCCGCGGCGCACGTCCTCGTGGCTGAAGCCGCCGGGGTAGACCTCCTCGACCGAGGGCGCGAAGACGATGTCGACACCCTCGGCCTCGCACACCTCGAGGTCGGCGTCCAGGGTGCGCGGGTAGCGGTCGAGGTCTTCGGTCGGGGCGAACTGCATGGGGTTGACGAAGATGCTCACCACGAGCGGGCCGCGTGTGCGCTGGCGCGCCCCGCGCATCAGGCTGGCGTGGCCCTCGTGGAGGGCGCCCATGGTGGGGACGAAGGCGATGCGGGCACCCTCGTGACGGGCGTCGTCGAGAAGGTCGTCCAGCTCCTCGCGGGTGTGTGCGAGACGCGTCATCGACGGGTTGGCGCCGAC
Protein-coding regions in this window:
- the panC gene encoding pantoate--beta-alanine ligase — translated: MTRLAHTREELDDLLDDARHEGARIAFVPTMGALHEGHASLMRGARQRTRGPLVVSIFVNPMQFAPTEDLDRYPRTLDADLEVCEAEGVDIVFAPSVEEVYPGGFSHEDVRRGVTVAPGALAEILDGASRPGHFDGVLTVVAKLFGLVRPDVAVFGQKDYQQLVLIRRMVADLCMGIDVVGAETVREPDGLALSSRNRYLDAEQRRTATALSRALRAAQDRASYGVPAARWAAMSVLKAEPGLELDYLALTSPDLGEPPETGEGRILVAARVGTTRLIDNMPITFDRTDPGQTTPEAGTAPAGSTALERSS